A portion of the Actomonas aquatica genome contains these proteins:
- a CDS encoding Pycsar system effector family protein, with protein sequence MTKPEDSLWKIIGRYDVYFGSTNNKAAFLIAYNTFALGAVLLQLGAIDAIMQSAAGLHARVAFLIIVGATCLASIASLACVLLVIIPYIKSPRKPGLYHSIVFYGDVAEHASAEDYKQQVDTYDQAKLSEDLSRQAHVLAKGLSSKFRLMRASIRITVFIQLPLIAALIGFVLWHRR encoded by the coding sequence ATGACCAAACCAGAAGACTCTCTTTGGAAAATTATTGGACGCTACGACGTCTATTTCGGATCCACCAACAACAAGGCTGCGTTCCTTATCGCATACAACACGTTCGCACTCGGCGCGGTGCTACTTCAACTCGGGGCGATCGATGCAATCATGCAATCAGCGGCGGGTCTGCATGCTCGAGTAGCGTTCTTGATCATCGTCGGCGCAACATGCCTTGCCTCCATCGCGTCGCTCGCATGCGTGCTTCTCGTTATTATTCCATATATCAAATCGCCCCGAAAACCGGGCTTATACCATTCCATCGTATTCTACGGAGACGTCGCCGAGCACGCTTCAGCAGAGGATTACAAGCAGCAGGTGGATACCTACGATCAGGCGAAGCTGTCCGAAGACCTATCGCGACAGGCTCACGTCCTTGCAAAAGGCCTGTCGAGTAAGTTCCGGCTTATGCGCGCATCAATCCGAATCACCGTCTTCATCCAGCTACCGCTGATCGCCGCGTTGATCGGGTTCGTCCTCTGGCATCGCCGTTAG